In the genome of Desulfitobacterium chlororespirans DSM 11544, one region contains:
- a CDS encoding 4Fe-4S dicluster domain-containing protein has translation MYTCQMVHHHHNCLNTKKPYVKLCRLCIDSCPHQAISLYRELNAQGCTECGICMAVCPSDGFVYYSIAKLGEFIRNAGKIMLNCPQAMSAGYGIPCLGLLDRDLWLTLLMIAREKEVTILTGVCAACPDKKACGMSVRIFKEIHNSWPDHPTLRIKVAPDDGESETGGETTSVQNRSGGKGWRDIGREKLEAMLPGITSDETYPIPKTRQFLEEAWRSRKSAIKALPLPALKVREGCRECGECAEVCPQGALTNKKNGEQLTLIYEPLKCVNCQRCVNICRSQALSMEYKSLSYRLFTGKILVHQGKQRL, from the coding sequence ATGTATACTTGTCAGATGGTCCATCATCACCATAACTGCCTCAACACCAAAAAACCCTATGTTAAGCTGTGCCGGTTATGCATCGACTCCTGCCCCCATCAAGCCATTTCCCTATACCGTGAACTCAATGCCCAAGGCTGCACAGAATGCGGGATCTGCATGGCCGTTTGTCCCAGTGATGGTTTTGTTTACTACAGCATCGCTAAGCTCGGTGAGTTTATACGAAATGCAGGGAAGATCATGCTGAACTGTCCCCAGGCCATGAGCGCAGGCTATGGAATTCCTTGTCTGGGGCTTCTCGACCGGGATTTGTGGCTGACCTTGCTGATGATTGCCCGGGAAAAGGAAGTCACCATCCTCACCGGAGTGTGTGCAGCATGCCCGGATAAAAAGGCTTGCGGAATGAGTGTGCGGATTTTCAAGGAGATCCACAATTCATGGCCGGATCATCCAACCCTCAGAATTAAAGTCGCTCCCGATGACGGGGAAAGTGAAACGGGCGGGGAAACCACATCGGTTCAAAACCGGAGCGGGGGGAAGGGCTGGCGGGACATCGGCCGCGAAAAACTTGAAGCAATGCTGCCGGGGATCACTTCCGATGAAACCTATCCTATTCCGAAGACGCGGCAATTCCTGGAGGAAGCCTGGCGATCCAGAAAGTCCGCCATTAAGGCGCTCCCCCTACCGGCTTTAAAGGTAAGGGAAGGGTGCAGAGAATGCGGCGAATGCGCGGAGGTTTGCCCCCAGGGAGCTTTAACAAACAAGAAAAACGGAGAACAATTAACCCTGATCTATGAGCCGCTGAAATGTGTCAACTGCCAAAGGTGTGTTAATATCTGCCGTTCCCAAGCCTTAAGCATGGAATATAAGTCCCTGTCTTATCGTTTGTTTACAGGCAAAATTCTTGTACATCAAGGAAAACAGCGGTTATGA
- the nrfD gene encoding NrfD/PsrC family molybdoenzyme membrane anchor subunit — protein MEVITTFKNKAGEKMNTTRWTFRMTPMRWVFMAIAAAAIAVIIVRFIAGLGATTNLNDQWPWGLWISFDVLLGVALAGGGYGTALIVYVLRRDKFYPIARSAMVTSLLGYIVVVLGLLIEVGQWFFFWRPYVSWGHASVLFEVFWCISCYTLIQVLEFGEVATEKVFKGAHKYLKKAMPVLLIIGITLPTLHQSSLGQLFYIMVGKVNILWWSPLLPLFFLLSSFFVGAGMIIIESSLAGKALKHQVDTSVLQGLVRISGGAMILYVILKIADMSVRGTFAHVLAFDLPSLMFLGELVLGCILPIIIAFSSLSGTRKGLIGFGILTVAGVVMNRFDVLFTGMGSYLNQYGGHYFPAWTEIIVSLGLVSIACLVYLFIAENFNILGHHGSEAVAGKGAKAGTINTTALPDYHERQAGK, from the coding sequence ATGGAAGTGATTACTACATTTAAAAATAAGGCCGGGGAGAAAATGAACACTACCCGGTGGACATTTAGAATGACCCCCATGAGATGGGTGTTTATGGCCATCGCCGCCGCGGCGATAGCAGTCATCATTGTGAGGTTCATCGCGGGACTGGGGGCCACCACCAACCTCAACGACCAGTGGCCATGGGGCTTATGGATTTCTTTTGATGTCCTGTTAGGGGTAGCCCTGGCCGGAGGCGGTTACGGAACCGCTCTCATCGTCTATGTGCTGCGCCGGGATAAATTTTACCCCATTGCCAGAAGCGCCATGGTGACCTCATTGCTAGGTTACATTGTTGTCGTCCTGGGGTTATTGATTGAAGTAGGGCAATGGTTCTTCTTCTGGAGACCTTATGTTTCCTGGGGCCATGCCAGTGTCTTGTTTGAAGTCTTTTGGTGCATCTCCTGCTATACCCTGATTCAGGTCCTGGAGTTCGGTGAAGTAGCAACTGAGAAAGTATTCAAGGGTGCTCACAAATACCTGAAAAAAGCCATGCCCGTGCTGCTGATCATTGGTATCACCCTGCCCACGCTGCACCAGTCATCATTAGGTCAGCTGTTTTATATTATGGTGGGCAAAGTGAATATCCTTTGGTGGTCGCCCCTTTTGCCGCTGTTCTTCCTGTTATCCTCATTTTTCGTGGGAGCAGGTATGATCATTATTGAAAGCAGTCTGGCTGGGAAGGCCCTTAAGCATCAGGTGGATACCTCCGTCCTGCAGGGGTTGGTCAGAATATCCGGCGGGGCCATGATCTTATATGTGATCTTAAAGATTGCCGATATGTCCGTAAGAGGCACCTTTGCCCATGTTTTGGCCTTTGATCTGCCCAGCCTCATGTTCCTGGGTGAACTGGTGTTAGGCTGCATCCTGCCCATCATCATCGCCTTCAGTTCCCTGTCCGGCACCCGCAAAGGGTTGATTGGATTTGGCATCCTCACTGTGGCCGGGGTGGTCATGAATAGGTTTGATGTCCTGTTCACGGGAATGGGCAGCTATCTGAACCAATACGGCGGCCATTATTTCCCCGCCTGGACAGAGATTATCGTCAGCCTCGGCTTGGTTTCCATAGCTTGTTTGGTCTACCTGTTCATAGCCGAAAACTTCAATATTCTCGGGCATCATGGGTCCGAAGCCGTAGCAGGAAAAGGAGCGAAAGCCGGCACCATAAACACAACGGCTCTGCCGGATTACCACGAACGCCAGGCCGGCAAATAA
- a CDS encoding 4Fe-4S dicluster domain-containing protein — MAKGVLVDIPKCIGCEGCSVACKLWNELEWDQQEKSKTALDRAVEPNHGLWPEEWTSINRYNLQKDGTDLRRYVKTQCFHCEEPACASACFSKAIQKLPEGPVIYDQSLCVGCRYCMMACPFDMLRYEWKKAVPGIRKCQMCPTRVANNMEPACSSVCPTGALTFGERDELLAEAKKRIQEKGYIDKIFGEKEAGGTSWLYISDTPLEEMRFRTDVTTEPLPSYTEGYMKATPIIGVSWAAVLAGLFFINNKNKDPLD, encoded by the coding sequence ATGGCAAAGGGAGTCCTTGTCGATATACCCAAATGTATTGGTTGTGAAGGGTGTTCAGTAGCCTGCAAATTATGGAATGAACTTGAATGGGATCAACAGGAAAAAAGCAAAACAGCCTTAGATCGGGCAGTGGAGCCTAACCATGGCCTCTGGCCTGAAGAATGGACATCCATCAACCGTTATAACCTGCAGAAGGACGGCACCGACCTGCGCAGATATGTCAAAACCCAGTGTTTCCACTGTGAAGAGCCCGCCTGTGCTTCAGCATGTTTCTCCAAGGCTATCCAGAAGCTTCCCGAAGGACCGGTCATCTATGATCAGAGCCTGTGTGTCGGCTGCCGCTACTGCATGATGGCCTGCCCTTTTGATATGCTGAGATATGAATGGAAAAAGGCCGTTCCCGGCATCAGGAAATGCCAGATGTGCCCGACGAGAGTGGCCAATAATATGGAACCGGCCTGTTCCTCAGTCTGCCCCACAGGAGCCTTGACCTTCGGGGAGAGGGATGAATTGCTGGCAGAAGCCAAAAAACGCATTCAGGAAAAGGGTTATATAGACAAAATCTTTGGGGAGAAGGAAGCAGGGGGAACCTCCTGGCTTTATATTTCCGATACCCCGCTGGAAGAAATGAGATTCAGAACAGATGTCACCACCGAGCCCCTGCCCTCTTATACCGAAGGATATATGAAAGCCACACCGATTATCGGGGTCAGCTGGGCGGCTGTTTTAGCCGGGTTATTTTTCATTAATAACAAAAACAAAGATCCGCTGGATTGA
- a CDS encoding [FeFe] hydrogenase, group A: protein MESKAGKGSNLSRRSFLKFAGGAGIAGASLSLTGCGQPLTPASAVGGEGWMPTQYNEPGGWPTNVRGRVPIDPENPALKRDDQKCILCGQCIEVCKTIQSVYGNYELPLKNEIPCINCGQCIHWCPSGAISEREDIDQVAKALADPNITVVVQTAPATRIGLGEEFGMPVGTNVQGKQVAALRKLGFDAIFDTNFAADLTIMEEGTELVKRITGELHHPLPQFTSCCPGWVKFVEYYYPELLPNLSSAKSPQQMAGALVKTYFAEKNHVEPQKIFSVAIMPCTAKKFECQRPEMISAQTYWHDEQISPDVDVVLTTRELARMIKRAGIDLPSLPDEEYDQLMGVATGAGAIFGTTGGVMEAAVRSAYYLVTGEQPPAALWQLTPVRGMAGVKEAAVSIPGAGEIKIAVISGLDNAREIMEQVKAGNSPWTFIEVMACPGGCQYGGGQPRSSAPPSDRVRNTRAASLYKIDAQAKLRNSHDNPQIKQVYAGFLTSPLSEKAEELLHTHYISRAEEFDAKKPQSHEYEV, encoded by the coding sequence ATGGAAAGTAAGGCAGGAAAGGGAAGCAATTTGTCCAGACGCTCCTTCCTTAAATTCGCCGGGGGGGCGGGTATAGCCGGTGCCTCCCTGAGCTTAACAGGTTGCGGCCAACCCCTTACCCCAGCCAGTGCGGTGGGCGGAGAGGGCTGGATGCCGACCCAATACAATGAACCGGGGGGCTGGCCCACCAATGTACGCGGCCGTGTCCCCATTGATCCGGAAAACCCTGCCCTGAAGAGAGATGACCAGAAGTGCATTCTCTGCGGGCAATGCATCGAAGTATGTAAAACCATCCAATCCGTGTATGGGAACTACGAATTGCCCCTTAAAAACGAAATTCCCTGCATCAATTGCGGACAGTGTATCCACTGGTGTCCCTCCGGAGCAATCTCCGAGCGCGAAGATATTGATCAAGTAGCCAAGGCTCTCGCCGATCCCAATATCACTGTGGTGGTACAGACCGCGCCGGCCACCCGTATCGGCTTGGGGGAAGAATTTGGGATGCCTGTGGGCACCAATGTCCAGGGCAAACAAGTCGCTGCTTTGCGAAAATTAGGTTTTGACGCGATTTTTGATACGAACTTCGCGGCGGATCTGACCATTATGGAAGAAGGCACAGAACTGGTTAAGCGTATTACAGGAGAATTGCACCATCCTCTTCCCCAGTTTACCTCCTGCTGCCCGGGTTGGGTTAAATTTGTCGAGTATTATTACCCTGAACTCCTTCCCAATTTATCGTCAGCCAAATCTCCCCAGCAGATGGCCGGGGCTTTGGTTAAGACTTATTTTGCGGAAAAGAACCATGTCGAGCCCCAGAAGATCTTTTCGGTGGCTATCATGCCTTGTACAGCCAAGAAATTTGAGTGTCAGCGTCCGGAAATGATTTCCGCTCAAACCTATTGGCACGATGAGCAGATTTCCCCTGATGTGGATGTGGTCCTCACCACCAGAGAGCTGGCCCGCATGATCAAGAGAGCGGGGATCGATCTGCCCTCTCTTCCCGATGAAGAGTATGATCAGCTGATGGGTGTGGCAACCGGGGCCGGGGCGATCTTCGGAACCACCGGCGGCGTTATGGAAGCGGCCGTCCGCTCCGCCTATTATCTGGTCACAGGAGAACAGCCCCCTGCCGCACTTTGGCAATTAACCCCGGTACGGGGCATGGCAGGGGTCAAAGAGGCTGCAGTTTCTATTCCCGGTGCCGGTGAGATCAAGATCGCAGTCATTTCCGGTCTGGATAATGCCAGAGAGATCATGGAACAAGTGAAAGCAGGGAACTCTCCCTGGACCTTCATCGAAGTCATGGCCTGCCCCGGCGGCTGCCAATACGGCGGCGGACAGCCCCGGTCATCGGCTCCTCCTTCAGACAGGGTGCGCAACACCCGTGCCGCATCCTTATATAAAATCGACGCCCAGGCCAAATTGCGCAACAGTCATGATAATCCGCAAATTAAGCAAGTCTATGCCGGGTTCTTAACCTCGCCCTTGAGTGAGAAAGCCGAAGAACTTTTGCATACCCATTATATTTCCAGGGCTGAAGAGTTTGACGCTAAGAAACCCCAAAGCCATGAGTATGAAGTTTAG
- a CDS encoding PaaI family thioesterase, whose translation MSEKEYAENCFVCGEKNPIGLHLKTINVNEKSHMELDVHENLSGFDGLMHGGFICMLLDEVMFHAVESSGETTLTLSINTNFINPALVGHHLVVEAWIANRQGRKIYVEGKVTDGDKVVADAKGLYLTVDMDSFLETI comes from the coding sequence ATGTCAGAAAAAGAGTATGCTGAAAATTGCTTTGTCTGTGGTGAAAAGAATCCGATTGGCCTTCATCTTAAAACTATAAATGTGAATGAAAAATCCCATATGGAACTGGATGTCCATGAGAATCTTTCAGGTTTCGACGGGTTAATGCACGGAGGGTTCATCTGTATGTTATTGGACGAAGTAATGTTTCATGCGGTTGAGTCGTCTGGAGAAACTACGCTGACACTTAGCATAAATACGAACTTTATTAATCCTGCGCTAGTCGGGCACCACCTGGTTGTCGAGGCATGGATTGCCAATCGCCAGGGAAGAAAGATCTATGTAGAGGGGAAAGTTACAGATGGAGATAAAGTAGTGGCCGATGCCAAGGGACTCTACCTTACGGTGGATATGGATTCATTTTTAGAAACGATTTAA
- a CDS encoding MBL fold metallo-hydrolase — protein sequence MNNDLGANLEFMEAPHQARPPYSNSLLIDDDIKVLIDCACGDANIELLQEKGIDVIINSHFHIDHIMNNYKFPSAEIWAHEDDAPAIQSLNCYRDYLGFHELGEGKVWEEYARTYDIHPTPIKRKLYDGESLDFGKNRLKVIHTPGHTPGHCCFLINDAQLFSAEIDARLFGPWYGHLCSNIDDFIGSVELCQEIKPAVLITSHNGIIRDNIELRLQKFLDVICEREDKLLKALKKPSTIEELTHLHIFYGPVRTFNEFRRVTEKAAITLHLQRLLKAERVTRSGQWYYVK from the coding sequence ATGAATAATGATCTTGGAGCGAACCTTGAATTCATGGAGGCGCCGCATCAAGCACGTCCTCCGTATTCAAACAGCTTGCTTATTGATGACGATATCAAAGTCCTGATTGATTGTGCCTGTGGCGATGCAAACATTGAACTTCTTCAAGAAAAGGGCATTGATGTCATCATTAATTCGCATTTCCATATTGATCATATTATGAATAATTACAAATTTCCCTCGGCTGAAATCTGGGCTCATGAAGATGATGCTCCGGCAATCCAGTCATTAAATTGTTACAGGGACTATTTGGGGTTTCATGAATTAGGTGAGGGTAAGGTCTGGGAGGAATATGCAAGAACCTATGATATCCATCCTACGCCAATAAAAAGGAAATTATATGATGGAGAAAGCTTGGATTTCGGTAAGAATCGCCTGAAGGTTATCCATACGCCGGGTCATACTCCGGGACATTGCTGTTTCCTTATTAATGATGCCCAACTCTTTAGTGCAGAGATCGATGCACGTCTTTTTGGTCCTTGGTACGGTCATTTATGCAGCAATATAGACGACTTTATCGGGTCTGTTGAATTGTGCCAAGAAATAAAGCCCGCAGTCTTAATAACCTCACACAATGGAATAATCAGGGATAATATTGAGCTGAGACTCCAAAAATTCCTGGATGTTATTTGTGAAAGAGAGGACAAACTGCTGAAAGCATTGAAAAAGCCTTCAACTATCGAAGAATTAACTCATTTGCATATTTTTTATGGACCGGTGAGAACTTTTAACGAATTCCGCAGAGTAACCGAGAAAGCGGCAATTACACTTCATCTGCAACGATTATTAAAGGCGGAAAGAGTAACTCGTTCCGGTCAATGGTATTACGTAAAATAG
- a CDS encoding AMP-binding protein yields the protein MERKPWHPFYDPGVDHSPVYTDIPLKDQFIALVKNQPNKPYIYYLNKIIAYYEANTSACRLANGMLALGIKKGDRVVINLPNMPEFLIAAHACFKIGAIVVPTNPRYTKRELQCQYLNCKAETIICLDLNLDLNCEILLENQDALKRIIVVSTQKPPLKVQEKEFLILYNDLVEKGREVEPEEEVSLDDIALIIYTGGTTGVSKGCCITNFNLIAMAAGWKQMCQYFVDLENYKVLSSTPMYHIHGFQTTFNFNILIGGSIIIIPEITPDHILEAVNQYEPNVWLGVPALIGALCLHPRLAQSKMNKLQHIGCGASPIPISLMNKFESMVGVPIIEGYGASETSMAVASNPIRKRKAGSVGIPYPNTDCKVVDIATGTKELPLGQVGELCFKGPQIVKEYWKNPKETALNFQEGWWHSGDIGYMDEEGFIFILDRKKDMIICSGFNVFSSEVENVLNSHPQILEAAVIGVPDLKRGETVKAYVVIKYGEQVTDLEIKDFCRKYLAAYKVPTEVEFINALPRTSVHKINRKALRMLKGNCHEVI from the coding sequence ATGGAAAGAAAACCTTGGCACCCATTCTATGATCCGGGTGTCGATCATTCACCTGTTTATACCGATATACCCTTGAAGGATCAGTTTATTGCTTTGGTCAAAAATCAGCCCAATAAGCCCTATATATATTATTTAAACAAGATAATTGCTTACTATGAAGCCAATACATCAGCCTGTAGATTGGCCAATGGGATGTTGGCTTTGGGAATCAAAAAAGGAGATCGGGTCGTAATCAATCTTCCCAATATGCCTGAATTTTTAATTGCAGCACATGCCTGTTTTAAAATCGGTGCAATTGTCGTACCGACAAATCCCCGCTATACAAAGCGGGAGCTTCAATGTCAGTATCTTAATTGTAAGGCGGAAACGATTATTTGCTTAGATCTGAACTTAGACCTTAATTGCGAGATATTGCTGGAAAATCAAGATGCGCTGAAGAGAATAATCGTGGTTTCAACCCAAAAGCCACCCCTTAAGGTTCAGGAAAAGGAATTTCTCATCCTGTATAACGACTTGGTTGAAAAGGGACGGGAAGTTGAACCTGAGGAAGAGGTCTCGCTTGATGATATTGCGCTGATTATTTATACAGGTGGCACCACGGGAGTCAGCAAGGGATGTTGTATCACAAACTTTAATCTCATCGCCATGGCGGCGGGATGGAAACAAATGTGCCAATACTTTGTGGACCTGGAGAATTATAAGGTTTTATCCTCCACTCCCATGTATCATATTCATGGATTCCAAACGACATTTAACTTCAATATTCTCATTGGCGGAAGCATTATTATCATACCGGAAATTACCCCGGATCATATTTTAGAGGCAGTCAACCAATACGAACCCAATGTGTGGTTGGGGGTTCCCGCTTTGATCGGGGCTTTATGCCTACATCCCAGGTTAGCCCAATCAAAAATGAATAAACTGCAGCATATAGGGTGTGGAGCTTCGCCCATCCCCATATCCCTCATGAATAAATTTGAAAGCATGGTTGGCGTACCGATTATCGAGGGCTATGGAGCTTCTGAGACATCCATGGCCGTTGCCAGTAATCCGATAAGGAAAAGAAAAGCAGGAAGTGTAGGGATACCTTATCCCAATACCGACTGTAAAGTGGTGGATATAGCTACGGGTACTAAAGAATTGCCCTTAGGTCAAGTGGGGGAATTATGCTTTAAGGGGCCCCAGATCGTTAAAGAATACTGGAAGAATCCCAAGGAAACAGCATTGAATTTCCAGGAGGGGTGGTGGCATTCCGGTGATATTGGCTATATGGACGAAGAGGGGTTTATCTTTATTCTTGATCGGAAAAAGGACATGATCATTTGCAGCGGTTTTAATGTTTTTAGCTCTGAAGTTGAAAATGTATTAAACAGTCACCCCCAAATATTAGAGGCGGCGGTAATTGGAGTCCCCGACTTAAAACGAGGAGAAACTGTGAAGGCTTATGTAGTGATTAAATACGGAGAGCAGGTGACTGACCTGGAGATCAAGGATTTTTGCCGCAAATATCTCGCCGCCTATAAGGTGCCTACCGAGGTGGAATTCATCAATGCCCTTCCCCGTACTTCTGTTCATAAAATCAACCGGAAGGCATTGCGCATGCTAAAGGGGAACTGTCATGAAGTCATTTGA
- a CDS encoding oxidoreductase, giving the protein MSELLSNQTQGKASANPMARIGLESRLKVEDTSGYGLLIDYEYCTGCHACEVACMKELALPLNQYGIKLLQDGPRQTPDGKWDLNYIPFPTALCNLCEDRTAQGKMPSCAQHCQSLVISYGPVGELAEKMARKPKMVLFTPQ; this is encoded by the coding sequence ATGTCAGAGCTACTCTCTAATCAGACCCAGGGAAAAGCATCCGCCAATCCCATGGCGAGAATAGGGCTTGAGAGCCGTCTGAAAGTGGAAGATACATCAGGATACGGTTTGCTGATTGATTACGAGTACTGTACCGGCTGCCATGCCTGTGAAGTTGCCTGTATGAAGGAGCTAGCTCTCCCCCTGAATCAATATGGAATCAAGCTGCTCCAGGATGGCCCCCGCCAAACCCCCGATGGGAAGTGGGACCTGAACTATATTCCTTTTCCGACAGCTCTATGCAACCTGTGCGAAGATCGTACAGCCCAGGGCAAAATGCCCAGTTGCGCACAGCACTGCCAGTCCTTGGTGATCAGTTATGGTCCGGTCGGGGAGCTCGCCGAGAAAATGGCCAGAAAGCCCAAAATGGTATTGTTTACACCCCAATAA
- a CDS encoding molybdopterin-dependent oxidoreductase, whose translation MSNKEWQWQEGEYTVTRSTHWSGPGCHDGCGLLYYTKDGKLIKVEGDLDNPYNMGRLCMRCLNQVEAYHSPQRLKWPLKRVGERGENKWERISWDEAYDIIVEKVRTIQREFGPETIVGMEGTGRNIIWQVPYLTYAAFGSPNYVLGFLSGDSCYLPRAAQQAVMNSDFFVCDCAQFFEERYDNPEFKNPEVIMIWGNNPVITNGDGFFGHWIVDEMRMGAKLIVVDPRLTWLAARAEYWLQLRPGTDCALAMGMLNVIINEDLYDHDFVENWCSGFEELEERVQEYSPEEVEKITWVPKEIIEAAARRYATAKPAAIQWGLAIDQQVTGIATAQAVNSLWAITGNTDVPGGNIIAKSGYNVDDGYSCGYSWLTPEMQEKRFGNENNPLKKYGLASTAHGDSVLTAIENGGHPYPVKMLWLQTTNPIANMASEAPRIYEAMRKVDFNVVVDLFMTPTAVACADIVLPAGMSAERDSFRAWFAPLRAITKIVDYEECKSDEQIVLELGKRLHPEAFPWENVQDWMNWKMGNDKEKYPEALVREWTPEGKKYRERGNTQGMTYTELKEKVYVYPEWAYKKYEKGLLRRDRQPGFNTADGKVQLYIDLFEAFDVDPLPTHVEPPESPYSTPELYKEYPLVLTSGARSWEFFHSEHRQQPTMRMFHPQPLVEIHPETAGKLGINDGDWVWIESKRGRCKQIAKYVDTIDPRVVSAEHGWWFPEKEGAEPSLFGVFDSNINNVTSQCQNGPTGYGAPNKNLLCRVYKVTEENSQVMPGEQVTRRGGWDYVRATL comes from the coding sequence ATGTCCAATAAGGAATGGCAGTGGCAGGAAGGCGAATACACAGTGACCCGCTCCACCCATTGGTCAGGGCCGGGATGCCATGATGGATGCGGCCTTCTCTATTATACGAAAGACGGCAAATTGATTAAGGTCGAAGGGGATCTCGATAACCCTTATAACATGGGGAGATTGTGTATGCGTTGTCTGAATCAGGTTGAGGCATACCATAGCCCCCAACGCTTAAAATGGCCGCTTAAGCGTGTGGGCGAACGTGGTGAAAACAAATGGGAAAGAATTAGCTGGGATGAAGCCTATGATATTATTGTCGAAAAGGTAAGAACTATTCAAAGGGAATTTGGACCGGAAACCATAGTTGGCATGGAAGGGACAGGCCGAAACATTATCTGGCAGGTACCCTATTTAACCTACGCGGCCTTTGGCAGCCCGAACTATGTGCTGGGGTTCCTGAGCGGTGACTCTTGTTATCTCCCCAGAGCAGCGCAGCAAGCCGTTATGAACAGCGATTTCTTTGTTTGTGATTGTGCCCAATTCTTTGAAGAGCGTTATGATAACCCTGAATTTAAAAATCCGGAAGTCATTATGATCTGGGGGAATAATCCGGTCATTACCAATGGCGATGGATTCTTTGGACACTGGATCGTCGATGAGATGAGAATGGGAGCAAAACTCATCGTTGTTGACCCCCGTCTGACCTGGCTGGCCGCAAGGGCAGAGTATTGGCTGCAGCTCAGACCGGGAACGGATTGTGCTTTGGCCATGGGTATGCTCAATGTCATTATCAACGAAGATCTTTATGATCATGACTTTGTTGAAAACTGGTGCTCAGGATTTGAAGAACTGGAAGAAAGAGTTCAGGAATACTCACCCGAAGAGGTTGAGAAGATTACCTGGGTTCCTAAGGAAATCATCGAAGCTGCAGCCCGCCGCTATGCGACGGCTAAACCGGCAGCGATCCAGTGGGGGCTGGCCATAGACCAGCAGGTAACGGGGATTGCCACAGCCCAGGCTGTCAACAGCTTATGGGCCATAACCGGAAATACGGATGTCCCCGGGGGCAATATTATCGCCAAGAGCGGCTATAACGTGGATGATGGTTATAGTTGCGGTTACAGCTGGCTTACGCCGGAAATGCAGGAGAAACGTTTTGGCAATGAAAATAATCCTCTCAAAAAGTACGGATTGGCTTCAACTGCTCATGGGGATTCGGTGCTTACTGCTATTGAAAATGGTGGCCATCCCTATCCGGTTAAAATGTTGTGGCTGCAAACGACCAATCCCATTGCCAACATGGCCTCGGAAGCACCCCGGATTTATGAAGCCATGAGAAAAGTGGACTTCAATGTGGTTGTGGATCTTTTCATGACGCCTACGGCAGTGGCTTGTGCCGATATTGTTCTCCCGGCAGGGATGAGTGCGGAACGTGACAGCTTCAGGGCATGGTTTGCACCGCTGCGTGCCATAACCAAGATCGTGGATTATGAAGAGTGCAAATCTGACGAGCAGATTGTACTCGAACTTGGCAAACGCCTGCACCCGGAAGCATTCCCCTGGGAAAACGTACAGGATTGGATGAACTGGAAAATGGGTAATGACAAGGAAAAGTACCCTGAGGCTTTAGTAAGAGAATGGACTCCGGAGGGCAAAAAGTACCGCGAAAGAGGTAATACTCAGGGAATGACCTATACGGAGCTTAAGGAAAAAGTTTATGTTTACCCGGAATGGGCGTACAAAAAATACGAAAAAGGTCTGCTGCGCCGGGATAGACAGCCTGGGTTCAATACTGCAGATGGCAAAGTTCAATTGTACATCGATTTGTTTGAAGCATTTGATGTGGATCCCCTGCCCACACATGTTGAACCCCCTGAAAGTCCTTATTCAACACCGGAGCTCTATAAGGAGTATCCGCTGGTGCTCACTTCGGGTGCACGTTCCTGGGAATTCTTCCACTCTGAGCATCGTCAGCAGCCGACCATGAGAATGTTCCATCCCCAGCCTTTAGTAGAGATTCATCCTGAAACAGCTGGAAAACTTGGCATCAATGACGGTGATTGGGTATGGATCGAAAGCAAGCGGGGCAGATGCAAACAAATTGCCAAATATGTGGATACCATTGATCCCCGGGTGGTCAGCGCAGAGCATGGCTGGTGGTTCCCGGAAAAAGAAGGGGCAGAGCCCAGCTTATTTGGAGTATTTGATTCCAATATCAATAATGTGACATCTCAATGCCAGAATGGCCCCACCGGTTACGGAGCGCCCAATAAAAACCTGCTGTGCCGGGTTTACAAAGTTACTGAGGAAAATAGTCAGGTAATGCCTGGTGAGCAAGTCACCAGAAGAGGAGGTTGGGATTATGTCAGAGCTACTCTCTAA
- a CDS encoding zinc-ribbon domain-containing protein, whose protein sequence is MCFRPPEVAAPKKCPECGARNPGVFKTCKKCGNPLPEAKITCPECGKQMPDSHKICSNCGFNGKPGSGDPTKRMEEP, encoded by the coding sequence ATGTGTTTCAGACCGCCGGAAGTAGCGGCACCTAAAAAATGCCCGGAATGCGGGGCAAGAAATCCAGGTGTGTTTAAAACCTGTAAGAAGTGTGGTAATCCCCTGCCTGAAGCAAAGATTACCTGTCCGGAATGCGGCAAGCAAATGCCGGATAGCCATAAAATTTGCAGCAATTGTGGCTTCAACGGAAAGCCTGGGTCGGGTGATCCAACGAAGCGTATGGAAGAGCCATAA